GCGTCAAGGGTTCTTCGCAGTCCAGCAGGCTTGTCCGCAGTGTCATGGACGCGGAAAAATCATCAAAGAGCCTTGCGCTAAATGTCATGGGCATGGTCGGGTTGAAAAATACAAGACACTGTCTGTTAAAATTCCATCAGGCGTCGACACCGGCGATCGTATTCGTTTGAGTGGTGAAGGTGAAGCAGGTGAACACGGTGCACCATCCGGCGATCTGTACGTTCAGGTGCAAGTCAAACCTCACCATATCTTCGAACGCGATGGCAGCAACCTCTATTGTGAAGTTCCAATCAACTTCGCAACCGCTGCATTGGGTGGCGAAATTGAAGTTCCAACCCTTGATGGCCGTGTCAGCCTAAAAATCCCTGCGGAAACCCAAACTGGCAAGTTGTTCCGTATGAAAGGGAAAGGTGTTAAATCCGTCCGTGGCGGTGTTCAGGGCGACTTGCTTTGCCGTGTCGTAGTAGAAACACCGGTTAAGCTGAATGAAGAGCAGAAAGAGCTGATGCGTAAACTGGGCGAATCTTTTGGCGGGAAAAGCGGTGAAACCAACAGCCCTCGCTCCAAAAGTTTCCTTGATGGCGTGAAGAAATTTTTTGATGATCTGACTAAGTAATTTAATGCTTTTGTGAGATCTCGCATAAATCCCGCCTGATTATCTTTCTAAT
The sequence above is drawn from the Xenorhabdus ishibashii genome and encodes:
- the dnaJ gene encoding molecular chaperone DnaJ yields the protein MAKKDYYEVLGVSKTADEKEIKKAYKRLAMKYHPDRNQGDKESESKFKEIKEAYEILTDSQKRAAYDQYGHAAFEQGGMGGGAGGFGGGADFSDIFGDVFGDIFGGGRRQQRPSRGSDLRYSMELTLEEAVRGVTKEIRIPTLESCDTCHGSGAKAGTSPETCPTCHGAGQVQMRQGFFAVQQACPQCHGRGKIIKEPCAKCHGHGRVEKYKTLSVKIPSGVDTGDRIRLSGEGEAGEHGAPSGDLYVQVQVKPHHIFERDGSNLYCEVPINFATAALGGEIEVPTLDGRVSLKIPAETQTGKLFRMKGKGVKSVRGGVQGDLLCRVVVETPVKLNEEQKELMRKLGESFGGKSGETNSPRSKSFLDGVKKFFDDLTK